A genomic segment from Gemmatimonadota bacterium encodes:
- a CDS encoding tyrosine-type recombinase/integrase, which produces MGGSVDASIGSSAIPTIPQREVKTAIRDTGILKNASCHTFRHTFATQLLRDGVNVRTVQKLMGHADIRTTMIYLHAIDQIGLGVRSPLDRSDGEKRGRRR; this is translated from the coding sequence ATGGGTGGGTCAGTGGATGCCTCGATTGGATCCAGCGCTATCCCTACGATCCCCCAACGCGAAGTCAAGACAGCTATTCGCGATACGGGGATCTTGAAGAACGCCAGCTGCCATACGTTTCGGCACACCTTCGCCACCCAGCTCCTCCGCGACGGCGTCAACGTGCGTACAGTCCAGAAACTCATGGGCCACGCAGACATCCGTACAACCATGATCTACCTCCATGCCATCGACCAGATCGGCCTGGGCGTGCGAAGCCCGCTCGACCGATCGGACGGCGAAAAGCGCGGAAGGCGTCGCTAG